From Streptomyces chrestomyceticus JCM 4735, one genomic window encodes:
- a CDS encoding glycoside hydrolase family 16 protein, which translates to MNMKIPVRKRARARTAALLGALGAAFALVLAWPPALPTASAGAPAAAYKEVWRTDFNGAAGSRPSANDWIIDTGKGYPGGPANWGTGERQTYTDRPENLKLDGAGHLKITALKNGANWTSGRIETRRTDFAAPARGKLRIEARVQMPDISGDAALGYWPAFWTLGAEFRGNYWNWPGIGEFDIMENVNGANRVWGVLHCGVNPGGPCNEAQGIGNSRVCPGAACQAGFHTYALELDRTGSTEYLHWSVDGQRFHTVSSAQMDAATWARATHHGHFLLINLAMGGAFPDAVAGRATPTDATRPGASLLVDHVSVSVQQGATA; encoded by the coding sequence ATGAACATGAAAATACCGGTACGGAAGCGGGCCCGGGCCAGAACCGCGGCACTGCTCGGCGCGCTCGGCGCCGCCTTCGCCCTCGTCCTCGCCTGGCCACCCGCCCTGCCCACCGCTTCGGCCGGCGCACCGGCCGCCGCGTACAAGGAAGTGTGGCGCACCGACTTCAACGGCGCGGCGGGTTCCCGCCCGTCCGCCAACGACTGGATCATCGACACCGGCAAGGGCTACCCGGGCGGCCCCGCCAACTGGGGCACCGGCGAGCGCCAGACCTACACCGACCGCCCCGAGAACCTCAAGCTCGACGGCGCGGGCCACCTGAAGATCACCGCCCTCAAGAACGGCGCCAACTGGACCTCGGGCCGCATTGAGACCCGCCGTACCGACTTCGCCGCCCCGGCCCGCGGCAAGCTGCGCATCGAGGCGCGCGTCCAGATGCCGGACATCTCCGGCGACGCGGCGCTCGGTTACTGGCCCGCGTTCTGGACGCTCGGCGCGGAGTTCCGCGGCAACTACTGGAACTGGCCCGGCATCGGCGAGTTCGACATCATGGAGAACGTCAACGGCGCCAACCGCGTCTGGGGCGTGCTGCACTGCGGCGTCAACCCCGGCGGCCCCTGCAACGAGGCGCAGGGCATCGGCAATTCCCGCGTCTGCCCCGGCGCCGCCTGCCAGGCCGGTTTCCACACCTACGCCCTGGAACTGGACCGCACCGGATCGACCGAGTACCTCCACTGGTCCGTCGACGGGCAGCGTTTCCACACCGTCAGCTCCGCCCAGATGGACGCCGCGACCTGGGCCAGAGCAACCCACCACGGCCACTTCCTCCTGATCAACCTCGCGATGGGCGGCGCCTTCCCCGACGCCGTCGCGGGCCGGGCCACCCCCACCGACGCGACACGCCCCGGCGCCTCACTCCTCGTCGACCACGTGTCCGTCTCCGTACAGCAAGGAGCCACCGCATGA
- a CDS encoding beta-1,3-glucanase family protein produces MISRRTLIGGIAATAAAGAGAGLLARTAGAAPAGATAAGLPLHVVNRTGRYANSAVWIYIVGNVGGQQVRVTPQGDIKPISLGDNRPDGFTDYAMPLAANGSTTLRIPKMSGRIYASLGSKLKFKAVKDGNGNPALAYPAGWVSGDPNYPIVHDCAEFTYDGAGMHCNTTSVDMFSVPMSIRLVGARDQTAGALKAGARSRIFSEIGRTPGFGKLVVGDKRVIAPSHGLDAGLFDRNYLAPYIDRSWNAYTSKDLKVTTNRGTFTGRVSGGQFTFHGPAQFSIAKPSTRDVLFCHGTLQAPNDGLRGPVAAVLGAALNRATLADHAAQPTTDAGTFYKGQLANHYARVLHAEAADGKAYGFAFDDVANFASYIEDGAPREMTLTLTAF; encoded by the coding sequence ATGATCTCCCGTCGCACCCTGATCGGCGGCATCGCCGCGACCGCCGCCGCCGGAGCCGGCGCGGGCCTGCTCGCCCGTACCGCCGGTGCCGCGCCGGCCGGCGCCACCGCGGCCGGACTGCCGCTGCACGTCGTCAACCGCACGGGCCGCTACGCCAATTCGGCTGTCTGGATCTACATCGTCGGCAACGTCGGCGGCCAGCAGGTACGGGTCACTCCCCAAGGTGACATCAAGCCCATATCCCTCGGCGACAACCGCCCGGACGGCTTCACCGACTACGCCATGCCGCTCGCCGCGAACGGCAGCACCACCCTGCGCATCCCGAAGATGTCCGGCCGTATCTACGCGTCGCTCGGCTCCAAGCTCAAGTTCAAGGCCGTGAAGGACGGCAACGGCAACCCCGCGCTGGCCTACCCCGCGGGCTGGGTGTCCGGCGACCCCAACTACCCGATCGTGCACGATTGCGCGGAGTTCACGTACGACGGGGCCGGCATGCACTGCAACACCACGTCGGTCGACATGTTCAGCGTCCCGATGTCCATCCGCCTCGTCGGTGCCCGGGACCAGACGGCCGGGGCCCTCAAGGCCGGTGCCCGCTCCCGCATCTTCTCCGAGATCGGCCGTACGCCGGGCTTCGGCAAGCTCGTCGTCGGCGACAAGCGCGTCATCGCCCCCAGCCACGGCCTGGACGCCGGACTGTTCGACCGGAACTACCTCGCGCCGTACATCGACCGTTCCTGGAACGCGTACACGTCCAAGGACCTGAAGGTCACGACCAACAGGGGCACCTTCACCGGCCGGGTCAGCGGCGGCCAGTTCACTTTCCACGGCCCCGCCCAGTTCTCCATCGCCAAGCCCTCCACCCGCGACGTGCTCTTCTGCCACGGCACCTTGCAGGCCCCCAACGACGGACTGCGGGGCCCCGTCGCCGCGGTCCTCGGCGCCGCCCTCAACCGCGCCACCCTCGCCGACCACGCGGCCCAGCCCACCACCGACGCGGGCACCTTCTACAAGGGACAGCTCGCCAACCACTACGCGCGCGTCCTGCACGCCGAGGCCGCCGACGGCAAGGCGTACGGTTTCGCCTTCGACGACGTGGCCAACTTCGCCTCGTACATCGAGGACGGCGCGCCGCGCGAGATGACCCTCACGCTGACGGCCTTCTGA
- a CDS encoding LacI family DNA-binding transcriptional regulator: MVHAAKGGRPTLEAVAARAGVSRATVSRVVNGGAGVRGEVRDRVRRAVADLGYVPNSAARSLVTRRTGAVAVVIAEPESRIFADPFFGRQLRGISRELSAADIQLLLLLQETRADCDRVGRYLAAGHADGVLMFSLHRDDPLPAMAEASGLPTVYGGRPGWADTGDGPGPLYVDTDNRDGARQAVRHLRDRGRRRIAVITGPLDQTSAQDRLDGYRDALAPAEADPRLIADGGFTAQGGERAMARLLAAAPDLDGVFVCSDLMASGALRTLRAHGRRVPEDVGVVGYDDLDPAAWTDPPLTTVRQDVEEMGRLMARLLLRRMAADGGSPVGSGEPVEPAPVVTPARLVVRESG, translated from the coding sequence ATGGTGCATGCAGCAAAAGGTGGGCGTCCGACGCTGGAAGCGGTCGCCGCACGGGCCGGCGTCTCGCGCGCCACGGTCTCCCGCGTGGTCAACGGCGGCGCCGGGGTCCGCGGCGAGGTACGGGACCGGGTCCGGCGCGCGGTCGCCGACCTCGGCTACGTACCGAACAGCGCGGCCCGCTCCCTGGTGACCCGCCGCACCGGCGCGGTCGCCGTGGTGATCGCCGAACCGGAGTCCCGGATCTTCGCCGACCCGTTCTTCGGCCGCCAACTGCGCGGCATCAGCCGGGAACTGTCGGCCGCCGACATCCAGCTCCTGCTGCTCCTCCAGGAGACCCGCGCCGACTGCGACCGCGTCGGCCGCTACCTGGCCGCCGGACACGCCGACGGCGTCCTGATGTTCTCGCTGCACCGCGACGACCCGCTGCCCGCGATGGCCGAGGCGTCCGGCCTGCCCACCGTCTACGGCGGCCGCCCCGGCTGGGCGGACACCGGAGACGGTCCGGGCCCGCTGTACGTCGACACCGACAACCGCGACGGCGCCCGGCAGGCGGTACGCCACCTCCGTGACCGCGGCCGCCGCCGGATCGCCGTGATCACCGGGCCGCTCGACCAGACCTCCGCCCAGGACCGCCTGGACGGCTACCGCGACGCGCTGGCCCCCGCCGAAGCCGACCCCCGGCTGATCGCCGACGGCGGCTTCACCGCCCAGGGCGGCGAGCGCGCCATGGCCCGGCTGCTGGCCGCCGCGCCGGACCTGGACGGCGTCTTCGTCTGCTCCGACCTGATGGCCTCCGGAGCGCTGCGGACCCTGCGGGCACACGGCCGCCGGGTGCCGGAGGACGTCGGTGTGGTGGGGTACGACGACCTGGACCCCGCGGCGTGGACGGACCCGCCGCTGACCACGGTGCGCCAGGACGTGGAGGAGATGGGCCGGCTGATGGCACGGCTGCTGCTGCGGCGGATGGCGGCGGACGGGGGTAGCCCGGTCGGGTCGGGTGAGCCGGTAGAGCCGGCTCCGGTGGTCACGCCCGCGCGGTTGGTGGTCAGGGAGTCGGGGTGA
- a CDS encoding PucR family transcriptional regulator, producing MGPEAEVEAVITVRRALELPALRRGLPEVLAGEDRLDRAVRWVHAGEVPHIASLLKGGELLLTTGLGLGTRPSEQRAFVRELADREIAALVVELGSRFEALPSAVVDSARACGLPLVQLHREVPYVTVTEEIHTELVNSHYLLLRQADELLRSCTDVLLRGGGAPEVLRRLAAFTGNPLCLEAPDGSPLYAAGPDDGGAADADPLQAWEGLRETGLRVDVPGGGPGPDAVRARLVLLPVNAPVAPVHRIAAERAADLLAVVMLQSRQEEVLAARGRGDFLADLAEGRITAGEAPAQARLLGFRPGGEPILPVVMRLPAQLPAPGSWAVLARALREELAALGVPVLLGVRPVEGRVPLLVALRAGQDRTAVADRVAEALRTGVERAGADSPAARRPVVVVGTAGDWPAAGPGLRHATEAAAAAQGLPEQPWHDARRLDIELLLWRMREHGEQGVLTDFVDRAVGPLLVHDRSARQPLLPTLEAYLASAGRKAETARDLNVNRQTLYDRLARIAQLLGTDLDDPQTVLGLRLALRARRHTERG from the coding sequence ATGGGGCCGGAAGCGGAAGTCGAAGCGGTGATCACGGTACGCAGGGCGCTGGAGCTGCCCGCGCTGCGGCGCGGGCTGCCCGAGGTGCTGGCGGGCGAGGACCGTCTCGACCGCGCCGTCCGCTGGGTGCACGCGGGCGAGGTGCCGCACATCGCCTCCCTGCTCAAGGGCGGCGAGCTGCTGCTGACCACCGGCCTCGGGCTGGGCACCCGCCCCTCCGAGCAGCGCGCCTTCGTCCGCGAGCTGGCCGACCGGGAGATCGCCGCCCTCGTCGTGGAGCTGGGCTCCCGCTTCGAGGCGCTGCCGTCCGCCGTCGTCGACAGCGCGCGAGCCTGCGGCCTGCCGCTGGTGCAACTGCACCGCGAGGTCCCGTACGTCACCGTCACCGAAGAGATCCACACCGAGCTGGTCAACAGCCACTACCTGCTGCTGCGGCAGGCCGACGAACTCCTGCGCAGTTGTACGGACGTGCTGCTGCGCGGCGGCGGCGCCCCCGAGGTGCTACGGCGGCTGGCCGCCTTCACCGGCAACCCGCTCTGCCTGGAGGCACCCGACGGCAGCCCCCTGTACGCGGCGGGCCCGGACGACGGCGGGGCCGCGGACGCCGATCCCCTCCAAGCGTGGGAGGGGCTGCGGGAGACCGGGCTGCGGGTGGACGTGCCCGGCGGCGGGCCCGGCCCCGACGCCGTACGCGCCCGCCTGGTCCTGCTGCCCGTCAACGCGCCCGTAGCGCCGGTGCACCGGATCGCCGCCGAGCGCGCCGCCGACCTGCTCGCCGTCGTGATGCTCCAGTCCCGGCAGGAGGAGGTGCTGGCCGCGCGCGGCCGCGGTGACTTCCTGGCCGATCTGGCGGAGGGCCGGATCACCGCGGGCGAGGCCCCGGCGCAGGCCCGTCTGCTGGGGTTCCGGCCGGGCGGCGAACCGATCCTTCCCGTGGTCATGCGGCTGCCCGCCCAACTGCCCGCGCCGGGCAGTTGGGCCGTGCTGGCCCGCGCTTTGCGGGAGGAGCTGGCCGCGCTGGGCGTGCCCGTCCTGCTGGGCGTACGTCCCGTGGAGGGCCGGGTGCCGCTGCTCGTCGCGCTGCGCGCGGGCCAGGACCGTACGGCCGTCGCCGACCGGGTGGCCGAGGCCCTGCGTACGGGCGTCGAACGGGCCGGGGCGGACTCCCCGGCGGCGCGGCGCCCGGTGGTCGTGGTCGGTACGGCGGGCGACTGGCCGGCTGCGGGCCCCGGGCTGCGGCACGCGACGGAGGCTGCCGCCGCCGCGCAGGGCCTGCCGGAGCAGCCCTGGCACGACGCGCGCCGGCTGGACATCGAGCTGCTGCTGTGGCGGATGCGCGAACACGGCGAACAGGGCGTGCTGACGGACTTCGTGGACCGTGCCGTCGGCCCGCTGCTCGTCCACGACCGGTCCGCCCGCCAGCCGCTGCTGCCGACCCTGGAGGCGTACCTGGCCAGCGCGGGCCGCAAGGCGGAGACGGCACGCGA